TGAGATACTCGCCATTCTCTTCATATGCAAGATAAATTTTCCCCATTGCTGAGCAATACAGTTTTAAGTGTTGCCCAATATAGGCTCGGGTTTTCATCATGCCTGTTGTGGGTTCTAGTTTATAAATCATAATGGCGTGATCTTGCTCTCGCTTAGAAAAATTGACCGTTTCGCCTAATTTCAAATTGAGTTTTTCTAAATGCGGAGCAGCAACATTGATGATATTCAGTGAAGAGAGTGTTTTTTGTCCTAAACTTAAACATTTTGTGGTTAAGCGATAGCTGCCCGCCGTGCTGGCAGGTTGTACAAATCTCTCGTTTTGCAACCCTTGTAATAAACGATGAACGGTGCTTTTATTCAATCCTGAAATTTCAGTAAGTTGTGCCAAAGGGCACCCATTCGGAAACTGGCTAAGAAGCTCGAGTAATCGTAACCCTCGAATCAGACTTTGGTTCCCCCCATTTTTTTCTTCAGGCATCTTTTCTCCTCATATTTCTATTTCGCCATCTTTACTCCAAGTATATTCCATAATTTGAAATAAAGTTTCAAAAAATTGTGATATGGCTCACAAATTTAAAAACTTAAAATTAACTTATTGATTTACAACATTTTTTATTTTAATGCTTTGATTGACATTATTTTCATCTAAGCGTAATTTATGAAACATCATTTTACTATTTGGAACAACTTCATTAGGAGTATGGCAATGAGAGTTTCTTACCATGAATTAAAAACCGAATTTAAACGTGTTTTGCTTGCACGCAATGTACGAGAAGATATTGCCGAAGATTGTGCAGCACTGTTTGCGGATACAACCCAAGCAGGGGCATATTCCCACGGGGTAAACCGCTTCCCTCGCTTTATTCAACAACTCGAAAATGGCGATATTGTACCAGAAGCAGAGCCTTCTAAAGTGCTCTCATTGGGTGCAATTGAGCAATGGGATGCTCATCAAGCTATTGGTAACTTAACCGCTCAAAAAATGATGAATAGAGCGATGGAAATCGCCGATCAATTTGGCATTGGTGTCGTGGCATTAAAAAATGCTAACCACTGGATGCGTGGTGGTGGTTATGGCTGGCAAGCAGCGGAGAAAGGTTACATTGGCATTTGCTGGACCAATGCGTTAGCGGTTATGCCACCTTGGGGAGCAAAAGAGTGCCGTATTGGAACCAATCCACTTATCATTGCAGTACCAAGCAATCCAATTACGATGGTTGATATGTCTTGCTCAATGTACTCTTACGGAATGTTGGAAGTACACCGTCTCGCAGGTCGTCAAACGCTAGTCGATGCGGGGTTTGATGATGAGGGAAATTTAACCTGCGATCCTGCCACTGTGGAGAAAAACCGTCGTTTATTGCCAATGGGCTTTTGGAAGGGCTCTGGCTTGTCGATTGTATTAGATATGATTGCTACCTTGCTCTCTAATGGACTTTCAACCGCAGCGGTAACAGAAGATAAAGATGATGAATATTGTGTTTCACAAGTGTTCATTGCAATCGAAGTTGATCGCTTAATTGATGGCAAAACAAAAGATGAAAAGCTACAACGCATTATGGATTACGTCAAAACCGCAGAACGATCTGATCCAGACGTTGCAGTGCGTTTACCAGGGCATGAATTTACGACTATCCTAGCTGACAACAAAGCCAATGGCATTCCTGTTGATGAAACCGTTTGGGCAAAATTAAAATCGCTATAAGGTGGCAGTATGTTTTTCGGGGATATTTCTGCAGTTGAGTTCAGGATGAATCTTAATGCCTCCCAAACTCATAAAATCGTGGTAAATGAAATTCAGGGGGAACAATGAAATCCTTAGTGGTGTTTGTTGGCAAAACCTTAGAAATGCTTGTGGTAATTATCCTTGCGTCTATGTCTTGTTTAGTTTTTCTTAATGTTGTTTTACGCTATGGATTTAACAGTAGCATTAATGTAACTGAAGAAGTCTCTCGTTATCTGTTTGTCTGGTTAGCCTTTTTAGGGGCAATTCTCGCCTTTAGCGAAAATCAGCATGTCAGCGTCACGATGCTAACCAGCAAACTCACCGAAAAAAAACGCAAGGTGCTCGGTTTATTCACTGATGCGGCAATGCTGTTCTGCTGTTACTTAATTGTTAGCGGTAGTTGGACTCAATTTAAACTCAATCTTAATAATCTTGCTCCTATTTCTGGTTTACCACAAGGCATTACTTTTCTTGCGAGTGTGATTGCAGGTTTGCTGATCGGCATATTGCTCCTTACTCGCTTAATCACAACCGCCAGTCAATTAGTTAAAGGAGAGAATCAATGACTGTCGTGATTTTTCTCTCGGTGCTTTTAGGCTCGATCATATTAGGTATCCCTGTTGCCTTTTCACTGCTTATCTGTGGCATTGCATTGATGCTACATTTAGATCTATTTGATGCCCAAATTCTCGCCCAACAATTAGTCAGCGGTGCAGACAGTTTCTCTCTGATGGCAATTCCATTTTTTATCCTTGCTGGAGAAATTATGAATGAAGGGGGATTGTCGAAACGAATTATCGATCTCCCAATGAAATTAGTTGGGCATAAACGTGGTGGTTTAGGTTTTGTTGCGATTCTTGCCGCAATGATTATGGCGAGTCTTTCGGGTTCTGCTGTGGCAGATACTGCCGCCGTTGCTGCGATGTTGTTACCAATGATGAAAACCACGGGCTATCCACTAGACCGCTCTGCAGGCTTAATTGGTACGGCAGGGATCATCGCTCCAATCATTCCGCCCTCGATTCCTTTTATCGTTTTTGGTGTTGCTAGTGGCGTTTCGATTACCAAGTTGTTCTTAGCGGGTATCTTCCCTGGCATTCTTATGGGCTTCTGTTTAGCTGTACTTTGGTGGTGGCAAGCGAAGCACTTAAATTTAATGACATTTTCTAAAGCGACCAAAGAAGAGCTCTGTATTTCTTTCAAAAATAGTATTTGGGCATTGATGCTACCCGTGATCATCATTGGTGGGTTCCGCTCTGGTATGTTTACCCCAACAGAAGCAGGAGCTGTTGCTACATTCTATGCTTTGGTGGTGTCTCTGTTTGTTTATCGTGAACTGAAATTTAAAGACTTATACAAAGTCATTCTCGCCGCAGGCAAAACAACGGCAGTGGTAATGTTCTTAGTTGCTGCCGCCAATGTCACAGGCTGGCTAA
The nucleotide sequence above comes from Pasteurellaceae bacterium Orientalotternb1. Encoded proteins:
- a CDS encoding 3-dehydro-L-gulonate 2-dehydrogenase; protein product: MRVSYHELKTEFKRVLLARNVREDIAEDCAALFADTTQAGAYSHGVNRFPRFIQQLENGDIVPEAEPSKVLSLGAIEQWDAHQAIGNLTAQKMMNRAMEIADQFGIGVVALKNANHWMRGGGYGWQAAEKGYIGICWTNALAVMPPWGAKECRIGTNPLIIAVPSNPITMVDMSCSMYSYGMLEVHRLAGRQTLVDAGFDDEGNLTCDPATVEKNRRLLPMGFWKGSGLSIVLDMIATLLSNGLSTAAVTEDKDDEYCVSQVFIAIEVDRLIDGKTKDEKLQRIMDYVKTAERSDPDVAVRLPGHEFTTILADNKANGIPVDETVWAKLKSL
- a CDS encoding C4-dicarboxylate ABC transporter permease → MKSLVVFVGKTLEMLVVIILASMSCLVFLNVVLRYGFNSSINVTEEVSRYLFVWLAFLGAILAFSENQHVSVTMLTSKLTEKKRKVLGLFTDAAMLFCCYLIVSGSWTQFKLNLNNLAPISGLPQGITFLASVIAGLLIGILLLTRLITTASQLVKGENQ
- a CDS encoding transcriptional regulator — protein: MPEEKNGGNQSLIRGLRLLELLSQFPNGCPLAQLTEISGLNKSTVHRLLQGLQNERFVQPASTAGSYRLTTKCLSLGQKTLSSLNIINVAAPHLEKLNLKLGETVNFSKREQDHAIMIYKLEPTTGMMKTRAYIGQHLKLYCSAMGKIYLAYEENGEYLNNYWQTHRSTIEQLTPNTVTELAMMEKELSEIRQEQFAMDREENELGVVCIAAPVFDYLNKVDYAISVSMSIYKLQHHGIQFFLDEIKQTAQHISKELGYVLPQEENHGEKTLG
- a CDS encoding C4-dicarboxylate ABC transporter permease, whose translation is MTVVIFLSVLLGSIILGIPVAFSLLICGIALMLHLDLFDAQILAQQLVSGADSFSLMAIPFFILAGEIMNEGGLSKRIIDLPMKLVGHKRGGLGFVAILAAMIMASLSGSAVADTAAVAAMLLPMMKTTGYPLDRSAGLIGTAGIIAPIIPPSIPFIVFGVASGVSITKLFLAGIFPGILMGFCLAVLWWWQAKHLNLMTFSKATKEELCISFKNSIWALMLPVIIIGGFRSGMFTPTEAGAVATFYALVVSLFVYRELKFKDLYKVILAAGKTTAVVMFLVAAANVTGWLITVAELPQMMTELLEPLIDSPTLLLIVIMFAVFIIGMVMDLTPTVLILTPVLMPLVEEAGIDPVYFGVLFILNTSIGLITPPVGNVLNVITGVSKLPFDQAAKGVLPYMLMMVVLLFAFIFFPSLILTPLSWMQP